From the genome of Biomphalaria glabrata chromosome 1, xgBioGlab47.1, whole genome shotgun sequence, one region includes:
- the LOC106069981 gene encoding natural resistance-associated macrophage protein 2-like isoform X8, translating to MQETSGVNTASQRTDNNVNSPAKKPKRENNSETSTYFYQKISVPDPDSHKLFSFRKLWAFTGPGFLMSIAYLDPGNIESDLRSGSIANFKLLWVLMTSTILGLLMQRLSARLGVVTGQHLAEICYQQYKTVPRIILWIMVEIAIIGSDMQEVIGTAIAFYLLSDGKIPLYAGVIITIADTLTFLLIDRYGLRKLEGFFCFLITVMAIMFGYEYIRVSPDQTQVLKGLFVPYCEGCGSEQLLQGVGIVGAIIMPHNIYLHSALVKSRDVNRSKRGEIKEANKYFFIEAAIALFVSFIINIFVVSVFAEGFYGKNATDVYQNCLKHNNPHSSIFNTSELSVDIYRGGVFLGCEFGTPAMYIWAVGILAAGQSSTMTGTYTGQFVMEGFLNLSWKRWQRVLLTRTIAILPTVLVAIFSGMDDMTTMNDLLNVLMSLQLPFALLPIITFTSSPVIMAEFQNGRIMKTIACLLAAVVIGINMYFVIVYIQQLPEHWAIYLSISIAVFLYLLFLFYLTLFCMSVMGFKFLTKVPGIKRLFDTVIEINLLPFGEE from the exons ATGCAGGAAACATCTGGTGTGAACACAGCCTCACAGCGTACTGACAATAATGTGAACTCTCCAGCCAAGAAACCAAAAAGAGAAAACAACTCTGAAACTTCGACTTATTTCTATCAAAAGATTTCAGTGCCAGATCCTGATTCA CATAAACTTTTCAGTTTTAGGAAACTTTGGGCATTTACAGGTCCAGGCTTTCTTATGAGCATTGCGTATCTAGATCCTGGAAATATTGAATCTGATCTCAGATCAGGATCTATTGCTAACTTCAAG CTTCTCTGGGTGCTTATGACTTCCACTATACTGGGCCTTCTCATGCAGCGCTTGTCTGCCAGACTGGGTGTTGTCACAGGCCAGCATCTTGCAGAAATATGCTACCAGCAGTACAAAACGGTCCCTAGAATCATTTTATGGATCATGGTAGAAATAGCTATCATAGGCTCTGATATGCAGGAAGTCATTGGCACTGCtattgcattttatttactCTCTGATGGAAA GATCCCTCTATATGCTGGTGTCATTATAACTATTGCTGATACATTGACCTTTTTACTGATTGACCGTTATGGCCTCAGGAAACTTGAGggtttcttctgttttcttatTACAGTAATGGCCATCATGTTTGGTTATgag TACATCAGAGTAAGTCCTGATCAAACACAAGTTTTGAAGGGATTATTTGTTCCTTACTGTGAGGGCTGTGGATCAGAACAGTTGTTGCAAGGTGTAGGAATAGTAGGGGCCATCATCATGCCTCACAACATTTATCTTCACTCAGCACTTGTCAAG TCCCGAGATGTCAACAGATCAAAGAGAGGTGAAATAAAAGAGGCCAACAAATATTTCTTCATTGAGGCAGCCATCgcattatttgtttcttttattatcaACATTTTTGTTGTGTCTGTTTTTGCTGAAGGTTTTTATGGAAAAAATGCTACAGATGTG TACCAAAATTGTTTGAAACATAATAATCCACAttccagtatttttaat ACTTCAGAGCTTTCTGTTGATATATATAGAGGA GGTGTGTTTTTAGGATGTGAGTTTGGTACTCCAGCCATGTACATCTGGGCAGTTGGCATTCTTGCTGCTGGCCAGAGTTCCACAATGACAGGCACCTACACTGGGCAGTTTGTGATGGAG GGTTTCTTAAATCTTTCTTGGAAAAGATGGCAGCGAGTGTTGCTGACTAGAACCATAGCTATATTACCCACAGTTTTGGTAGCCATATTTTCTGGGATGGATGACATGACAACTATGAATGATCTACTCAATGTCCTCATGAGCCTCCAGCTTCCTTTTGCATTGTTACCAATTATTACTTTTACATCTTCACCTGTTATTATGGCTGAATTTCAGAATGGAAG AATAATGAAGACTATTGCTTGTCTACTGGCTGCTGTTGTGATTGGGATCAATATGTATTTTGTCATTGTCTATATACAACAACTACCAGAACACTGGGCCATCTACTTAAGCATTAGTATAGCtgtgtttctttatctcttATTCCTGTTTTACTTG aCTTTGTTTTGTATGTCAGTGATGGGATTTAAGTTCTTAACAAAAGTACCG GGAATCAAAAGATTGTTTGACACcgttattgaaataaatttattgCCATTTGGTGAAGAGTAA
- the LOC106069981 gene encoding natural resistance-associated macrophage protein 2-like isoform X6 — translation MPNEQFDSRETNMDSDCNGKTLKDSQDLTMQETSGVNTASQRTDNNVNSPAKKPKRENNSETSTYFYQKISVPDPDSHKLFSFRKLWAFTGPGFLMSIAYLDPGNIESDLRSGSIANFKLLWVLMTSTILGLLMQRLSARLGVVTGQHLAEICYQQYKTVPRIILWIMVEIAIIGSDMQEVIGTAIAFYLLSDGKIPLYAGVIITIADTLTFLLIDRYGLRKLEGFFCFLITVMAIMFGYEYIRVSPDQTQVLKGLFVPYCEGCGSEQLLQGVGIVGAIIMPHNIYLHSALVKSRDVNRSKRGEIKEANKYFFIEAAIALFVSFIINIFVVSVFAEGFYGKNATDVYQNCLKHNNPHSSIFNTSELSVDIYRGGVFLGCEFGTPAMYIWAVGILAAGQSSTMTGTYTGQFVMEGFLNLSWKRWQRVLLTRTIAILPTVLVAIFSGMDDMTTMNDLLNVLMSLQLPFALLPIITFTSSPVIMAEFQNGRIMKTIACLLAAVVIGINMYFVIVYIQQLPEHWAIYLSISIAVFLYLLFLFYLTLFCMSVMGFKFLTKVPGIKRLFDTVIEINLLPFGEE, via the exons ATCTTACCATGCAGGAAACATCTGGTGTGAACACAGCCTCACAGCGTACTGACAATAATGTGAACTCTCCAGCCAAGAAACCAAAAAGAGAAAACAACTCTGAAACTTCGACTTATTTCTATCAAAAGATTTCAGTGCCAGATCCTGATTCA CATAAACTTTTCAGTTTTAGGAAACTTTGGGCATTTACAGGTCCAGGCTTTCTTATGAGCATTGCGTATCTAGATCCTGGAAATATTGAATCTGATCTCAGATCAGGATCTATTGCTAACTTCAAG CTTCTCTGGGTGCTTATGACTTCCACTATACTGGGCCTTCTCATGCAGCGCTTGTCTGCCAGACTGGGTGTTGTCACAGGCCAGCATCTTGCAGAAATATGCTACCAGCAGTACAAAACGGTCCCTAGAATCATTTTATGGATCATGGTAGAAATAGCTATCATAGGCTCTGATATGCAGGAAGTCATTGGCACTGCtattgcattttatttactCTCTGATGGAAA GATCCCTCTATATGCTGGTGTCATTATAACTATTGCTGATACATTGACCTTTTTACTGATTGACCGTTATGGCCTCAGGAAACTTGAGggtttcttctgttttcttatTACAGTAATGGCCATCATGTTTGGTTATgag TACATCAGAGTAAGTCCTGATCAAACACAAGTTTTGAAGGGATTATTTGTTCCTTACTGTGAGGGCTGTGGATCAGAACAGTTGTTGCAAGGTGTAGGAATAGTAGGGGCCATCATCATGCCTCACAACATTTATCTTCACTCAGCACTTGTCAAG TCCCGAGATGTCAACAGATCAAAGAGAGGTGAAATAAAAGAGGCCAACAAATATTTCTTCATTGAGGCAGCCATCgcattatttgtttcttttattatcaACATTTTTGTTGTGTCTGTTTTTGCTGAAGGTTTTTATGGAAAAAATGCTACAGATGTG TACCAAAATTGTTTGAAACATAATAATCCACAttccagtatttttaat ACTTCAGAGCTTTCTGTTGATATATATAGAGGA GGTGTGTTTTTAGGATGTGAGTTTGGTACTCCAGCCATGTACATCTGGGCAGTTGGCATTCTTGCTGCTGGCCAGAGTTCCACAATGACAGGCACCTACACTGGGCAGTTTGTGATGGAG GGTTTCTTAAATCTTTCTTGGAAAAGATGGCAGCGAGTGTTGCTGACTAGAACCATAGCTATATTACCCACAGTTTTGGTAGCCATATTTTCTGGGATGGATGACATGACAACTATGAATGATCTACTCAATGTCCTCATGAGCCTCCAGCTTCCTTTTGCATTGTTACCAATTATTACTTTTACATCTTCACCTGTTATTATGGCTGAATTTCAGAATGGAAG AATAATGAAGACTATTGCTTGTCTACTGGCTGCTGTTGTGATTGGGATCAATATGTATTTTGTCATTGTCTATATACAACAACTACCAGAACACTGGGCCATCTACTTAAGCATTAGTATAGCtgtgtttctttatctcttATTCCTGTTTTACTTG aCTTTGTTTTGTATGTCAGTGATGGGATTTAAGTTCTTAACAAAAGTACCG GGAATCAAAAGATTGTTTGACACcgttattgaaataaatttattgCCATTTGGTGAAGAGTAA
- the LOC106069981 gene encoding natural resistance-associated macrophage protein 2-like isoform X7 translates to MEKQKDLTMQETSGVNTASQRTDNNVNSPAKKPKRENNSETSTYFYQKISVPDPDSHKLFSFRKLWAFTGPGFLMSIAYLDPGNIESDLRSGSIANFKLLWVLMTSTILGLLMQRLSARLGVVTGQHLAEICYQQYKTVPRIILWIMVEIAIIGSDMQEVIGTAIAFYLLSDGKIPLYAGVIITIADTLTFLLIDRYGLRKLEGFFCFLITVMAIMFGYEYIRVSPDQTQVLKGLFVPYCEGCGSEQLLQGVGIVGAIIMPHNIYLHSALVKSRDVNRSKRGEIKEANKYFFIEAAIALFVSFIINIFVVSVFAEGFYGKNATDVYQNCLKHNNPHSSIFNTSELSVDIYRGGVFLGCEFGTPAMYIWAVGILAAGQSSTMTGTYTGQFVMEGFLNLSWKRWQRVLLTRTIAILPTVLVAIFSGMDDMTTMNDLLNVLMSLQLPFALLPIITFTSSPVIMAEFQNGRIMKTIACLLAAVVIGINMYFVIVYIQQLPEHWAIYLSISIAVFLYLLFLFYLTLFCMSVMGFKFLTKVPGIKRLFDTVIEINLLPFGEE, encoded by the exons ATGGAAAAGCAGAAAG ATCTTACCATGCAGGAAACATCTGGTGTGAACACAGCCTCACAGCGTACTGACAATAATGTGAACTCTCCAGCCAAGAAACCAAAAAGAGAAAACAACTCTGAAACTTCGACTTATTTCTATCAAAAGATTTCAGTGCCAGATCCTGATTCA CATAAACTTTTCAGTTTTAGGAAACTTTGGGCATTTACAGGTCCAGGCTTTCTTATGAGCATTGCGTATCTAGATCCTGGAAATATTGAATCTGATCTCAGATCAGGATCTATTGCTAACTTCAAG CTTCTCTGGGTGCTTATGACTTCCACTATACTGGGCCTTCTCATGCAGCGCTTGTCTGCCAGACTGGGTGTTGTCACAGGCCAGCATCTTGCAGAAATATGCTACCAGCAGTACAAAACGGTCCCTAGAATCATTTTATGGATCATGGTAGAAATAGCTATCATAGGCTCTGATATGCAGGAAGTCATTGGCACTGCtattgcattttatttactCTCTGATGGAAA GATCCCTCTATATGCTGGTGTCATTATAACTATTGCTGATACATTGACCTTTTTACTGATTGACCGTTATGGCCTCAGGAAACTTGAGggtttcttctgttttcttatTACAGTAATGGCCATCATGTTTGGTTATgag TACATCAGAGTAAGTCCTGATCAAACACAAGTTTTGAAGGGATTATTTGTTCCTTACTGTGAGGGCTGTGGATCAGAACAGTTGTTGCAAGGTGTAGGAATAGTAGGGGCCATCATCATGCCTCACAACATTTATCTTCACTCAGCACTTGTCAAG TCCCGAGATGTCAACAGATCAAAGAGAGGTGAAATAAAAGAGGCCAACAAATATTTCTTCATTGAGGCAGCCATCgcattatttgtttcttttattatcaACATTTTTGTTGTGTCTGTTTTTGCTGAAGGTTTTTATGGAAAAAATGCTACAGATGTG TACCAAAATTGTTTGAAACATAATAATCCACAttccagtatttttaat ACTTCAGAGCTTTCTGTTGATATATATAGAGGA GGTGTGTTTTTAGGATGTGAGTTTGGTACTCCAGCCATGTACATCTGGGCAGTTGGCATTCTTGCTGCTGGCCAGAGTTCCACAATGACAGGCACCTACACTGGGCAGTTTGTGATGGAG GGTTTCTTAAATCTTTCTTGGAAAAGATGGCAGCGAGTGTTGCTGACTAGAACCATAGCTATATTACCCACAGTTTTGGTAGCCATATTTTCTGGGATGGATGACATGACAACTATGAATGATCTACTCAATGTCCTCATGAGCCTCCAGCTTCCTTTTGCATTGTTACCAATTATTACTTTTACATCTTCACCTGTTATTATGGCTGAATTTCAGAATGGAAG AATAATGAAGACTATTGCTTGTCTACTGGCTGCTGTTGTGATTGGGATCAATATGTATTTTGTCATTGTCTATATACAACAACTACCAGAACACTGGGCCATCTACTTAAGCATTAGTATAGCtgtgtttctttatctcttATTCCTGTTTTACTTG aCTTTGTTTTGTATGTCAGTGATGGGATTTAAGTTCTTAACAAAAGTACCG GGAATCAAAAGATTGTTTGACACcgttattgaaataaatttattgCCATTTGGTGAAGAGTAA
- the LOC106069981 gene encoding natural resistance-associated macrophage protein 2-like isoform X5, whose translation MINTSHYNKYSLRFRPNILKDLLVVIGITPVNCSSQKDLTMQETSGVNTASQRTDNNVNSPAKKPKRENNSETSTYFYQKISVPDPDSHKLFSFRKLWAFTGPGFLMSIAYLDPGNIESDLRSGSIANFKLLWVLMTSTILGLLMQRLSARLGVVTGQHLAEICYQQYKTVPRIILWIMVEIAIIGSDMQEVIGTAIAFYLLSDGKIPLYAGVIITIADTLTFLLIDRYGLRKLEGFFCFLITVMAIMFGYEYIRVSPDQTQVLKGLFVPYCEGCGSEQLLQGVGIVGAIIMPHNIYLHSALVKSRDVNRSKRGEIKEANKYFFIEAAIALFVSFIINIFVVSVFAEGFYGKNATDVYQNCLKHNNPHSSIFNTSELSVDIYRGGVFLGCEFGTPAMYIWAVGILAAGQSSTMTGTYTGQFVMEGFLNLSWKRWQRVLLTRTIAILPTVLVAIFSGMDDMTTMNDLLNVLMSLQLPFALLPIITFTSSPVIMAEFQNGRIMKTIACLLAAVVIGINMYFVIVYIQQLPEHWAIYLSISIAVFLYLLFLFYLTLFCMSVMGFKFLTKVPGIKRLFDTVIEINLLPFGEE comes from the exons ATCTTACCATGCAGGAAACATCTGGTGTGAACACAGCCTCACAGCGTACTGACAATAATGTGAACTCTCCAGCCAAGAAACCAAAAAGAGAAAACAACTCTGAAACTTCGACTTATTTCTATCAAAAGATTTCAGTGCCAGATCCTGATTCA CATAAACTTTTCAGTTTTAGGAAACTTTGGGCATTTACAGGTCCAGGCTTTCTTATGAGCATTGCGTATCTAGATCCTGGAAATATTGAATCTGATCTCAGATCAGGATCTATTGCTAACTTCAAG CTTCTCTGGGTGCTTATGACTTCCACTATACTGGGCCTTCTCATGCAGCGCTTGTCTGCCAGACTGGGTGTTGTCACAGGCCAGCATCTTGCAGAAATATGCTACCAGCAGTACAAAACGGTCCCTAGAATCATTTTATGGATCATGGTAGAAATAGCTATCATAGGCTCTGATATGCAGGAAGTCATTGGCACTGCtattgcattttatttactCTCTGATGGAAA GATCCCTCTATATGCTGGTGTCATTATAACTATTGCTGATACATTGACCTTTTTACTGATTGACCGTTATGGCCTCAGGAAACTTGAGggtttcttctgttttcttatTACAGTAATGGCCATCATGTTTGGTTATgag TACATCAGAGTAAGTCCTGATCAAACACAAGTTTTGAAGGGATTATTTGTTCCTTACTGTGAGGGCTGTGGATCAGAACAGTTGTTGCAAGGTGTAGGAATAGTAGGGGCCATCATCATGCCTCACAACATTTATCTTCACTCAGCACTTGTCAAG TCCCGAGATGTCAACAGATCAAAGAGAGGTGAAATAAAAGAGGCCAACAAATATTTCTTCATTGAGGCAGCCATCgcattatttgtttcttttattatcaACATTTTTGTTGTGTCTGTTTTTGCTGAAGGTTTTTATGGAAAAAATGCTACAGATGTG TACCAAAATTGTTTGAAACATAATAATCCACAttccagtatttttaat ACTTCAGAGCTTTCTGTTGATATATATAGAGGA GGTGTGTTTTTAGGATGTGAGTTTGGTACTCCAGCCATGTACATCTGGGCAGTTGGCATTCTTGCTGCTGGCCAGAGTTCCACAATGACAGGCACCTACACTGGGCAGTTTGTGATGGAG GGTTTCTTAAATCTTTCTTGGAAAAGATGGCAGCGAGTGTTGCTGACTAGAACCATAGCTATATTACCCACAGTTTTGGTAGCCATATTTTCTGGGATGGATGACATGACAACTATGAATGATCTACTCAATGTCCTCATGAGCCTCCAGCTTCCTTTTGCATTGTTACCAATTATTACTTTTACATCTTCACCTGTTATTATGGCTGAATTTCAGAATGGAAG AATAATGAAGACTATTGCTTGTCTACTGGCTGCTGTTGTGATTGGGATCAATATGTATTTTGTCATTGTCTATATACAACAACTACCAGAACACTGGGCCATCTACTTAAGCATTAGTATAGCtgtgtttctttatctcttATTCCTGTTTTACTTG aCTTTGTTTTGTATGTCAGTGATGGGATTTAAGTTCTTAACAAAAGTACCG GGAATCAAAAGATTGTTTGACACcgttattgaaataaatttattgCCATTTGGTGAAGAGTAA